GCCGCCGCATCGGTGTGGTCCTGCCGCAGGAGCCCGGCCTCGCCCTCTTCGGCGAACCACGGCTCGCGGGCGCACGCCGCACCGCGGAACCCGCCGGCGCGCTCGTCCTGCCGTTGCCCCTGCGGTACGAGGAGGAGTCCGCGGCCGAACTCGCCGCCCGCTGGCACACCCTCGGCCTGGACGCCGTCTTCGCCTACAACGACGAGTACGCCATGCTCCTGATGCGGGCGCTCCAGGACGCCGGCATCGCGATCCCGGGGGACACCGCCGTGATCGGCGCGGACGACCTCGTGCTCGGCCGGCTGCTCCGCCCGCGGCTCAGCACCGTACGCATGGAACTGGCGGCCGAGCAGGCCCCGGCCGAAATGATCGACCGGCTGGTGCGCCACCCCGCCGGAGCCCCGGAACGCCACGACCTGTTGCGGGCCGTGGCCGTGCCCCGCGAGTCCAGCTGAACGGCGCACCGCGGCGCGACGAAGTGCGCCGCGTGCACCGGATGTCTAGCGTCTTGGACATGAGCCATCCGCAGAGTTACGAGATCCTGCTGGTCCCGGAATTCGCCGAGCGCGGCAACAAGGACCAGGAACGGGGCGCCGCCATCCGCTCGGCGGTCGTGGCGGCCACCGGCGAGACCGGGGCCTCCGGCTACCCGCGCTACTCCGGCGACGGCATGGAGGCGGACATCGACCCGGCGACGCACACCGTGGAGGCCCTGCTGGTGGACGGAGCGGAAGTCGACTACGGACTCACGGTCCGGATCGCCGAGAAGTCCGGCGACTAGGGAGTGTCCGCAAAGTATCGTCGTCCACCCGAAGGGTGCCGCCGGCCAGACGAGACTTTGCGGACACTCCCTAGGGTCCTTCGTTCGGGTCGGGCCGGATCATCACGCTTTCGCGGCTACCGGCCTGCGAGAGCGCCCCGCACGGCGGGGGACGCCGTGCCATCCTGGGCGGGTGACGCTTTCGGACCTGGCCCGGCTCCGCCGGGCCCGCGACCAGATGGACCGCGACTACGCGGAGCCGCTCAACGTCCCTGCCCTGGCACACCAGGCCCACATGTCGCCCGGCCACTTCTCCCGCAGTTTCCGCGCCGCGTACGGGGAGACCCCGTACAGCTACCTGATGACGCGCAGGATCGAGCGGGCGAAGGCCCTGCTGCGGCGGGGGGACATGTCGGTGACGGACGTCTGCTTCGCCGTCGGGTGCACCTCGCTCGGGACGTTCAGCACGCGGTTCACCGAGCTGGTGGGCGAGAGCCCCAGCGCGTACCGGGCACGGCCGCACGACCAGGGCGCGGCCGTGCCGGCCTGCATCGCCAAGATCCACACGCGACCGCTCAGGAACGCGGAACCGGGCGGGAACGCCGAACCGTTCGAGGGAGCGAAACCGGTCGGTAACCCGGAGCCGGTCAGTAAGGGAAAGGCCGAGGACGCGGCTCGCCGGTAACGCGGCCCGTTCCTCCTCGGCTCGGTCCGGTCGACGGACCCGCACCGCGGAGCGCCCGGCCGGCATCGGCCGGCCAGGCGCTCATGACGCAGGACGCATGCGCGGTCACCGCGGGGTCAGGACGAACCGCTTACGGCTGATTCTGCTCCTGGGCCTTCTTCTGCTCCTCGACGGACTTGTGCACCTCGTCCATGTCGAGGTTCCTGGCCTGCCCGATGACATCCTCGAGGGCCGCCTCGGGGAGCGCCCCGGGCTGGGCGAAGATCGCCACGTTGTCCCGGACGATCATCAGCGTCGGAATGGACTGGATCTCGAAAGCCGCCGCCAGCTCCTGCTGGGCCTCCGTGTCGACCTTGGCGAACACCAGGTCGGGGTGACGCTCGGAGGCCGAGTCGTACACCGGCGCGAACTGCCGACACGGGCCGCACCAGGAAGCCCAGAAGTCGATCAGTACGAAGTCGTTGTCGCTCACGACCTGATCGAAGTTGTCCTTGGTGAGCTCTACGGTGCTCATTCTCTGATACCTCTTCCTGGGCCCGTTCGGACCTGTCGGGCACAACGGTGACTGCACTTGCGCTATTCCGCCTGCCCATGTGGCCGTCAGGCACACCCACGATCAGACTGTCCGCATGACTGACGCTGTCGAGAACGCTGAATACGACGTAGTGGTGATCGGTGCGGGTCCGGTCGGGGAGAACGTGGTGGACCGTGCCAGGGCCGCAGGGCTGAGCACGGCCGTGATCGAGTCGGAGCTCATCGGCGGTGAGTGCTCCTACTGGGCCTGCATGCCGAGCAAGGCGCTGCTCCGTCCGGTCGTGGCCCGAGCGGACGCCCGCCGGGTCCCGGGTCTCAGTGGCGCCGTGCAGGGACCGCTCGACACGGACGAGGTCCTGGCCCGTCGGGACTACTTCGCGTCCCACTGGAAGGACGACGGGCAGGCCGGCTGGCTGGAAGGCATCGGCGCGGACATCTACCGGGGCGTGGGGCGGCTGACCGGTACCAGGCAGGTTGCGGTCACCTCCCCGGACGGCACGGAGCACCGGCTCACCGCCCGGCATGCCGTGGCCGTCTGCACCGGCAGCCGGGCCGTGGTCCCCGAACTGGCCGGCATCGCCGGAGCCCGCCCCTGGACCAGCCGTGAGGCGACCAGCGCCAAGGCGGTACCCGGCCGGCTGATCGTCGTGGGCGGGGGTGTCGTCGGCGTCGAGATGGCCACGGTCTGGCAGGCCCTCGGCGCCGAGGTGACGATGCTCGTCCGCGGGAAGGGGCTGCTCCCCAGGATGGAGCCCTTCGCCGGTGAGATGGTGGCCGAGGCGCTGACCGAGGCGGGCGCCCGTATCCGTAGCGGCGTATCGGCCACCGCGGTGCGGCGGGAGGCTCCGGACGGACCGGTCACCGTGGAACTGGACAACGGCGAGAAGCTGGAGGCCGACGAGATCCTCTTCGCCACCGGCCGCGCGCCGCGCACCGACGACCTCGGCCTCGAAACGGTCGGCCTGGAACCCGGCTCCTGGCTCGACGTCGACGACAGCTGCCTGGTCCGGGGGAGCACCTGGCTGTACGCGGTCGGCGACGCCAACCACCGGGCGCTGCTCACCCATCAGGGCAAGTACCAGGCCCGTATCGCGGGAGCCGCGATCGCGGCCCGCGCCCAGGGCGTCCCCGTACTGGAGACCGCCCCCTGGGGAGCCCACGCGGCCACCGCGGACCACGCCGCCGTCCCCCAGGTCGTCTTCACCGACCCGGAGGCCGCCTCGGTCGGCCTCACCCTCAGGGAGGCGGAAGAGGCGGGCCACCGGGTTCGGGCGGTCGACTACGACCTGGCCTCGGTCTCCGGCTCGGGACTGTACGCGCAGGACTACCGGGGCCGCGCCCGCATGATCGTGGACCTGGACCGGGAGATCCTTCTCGGCGTCACCTTCGTCGGACCCGGCATCGGGGAGCTTCTGCACTCCGCCACCATCGCCGTCGCGGGCGAGGTGCCGATCGACCGGCTGTGGCACGCGGTTCCGGCCTACCCCACGATCAGCGAGGTCTGGCTGCGGCTTCTGGAGACGTACCGCGGATGAGGCGGCGCGAGTGATCTCCCGCCGCCGACAGGGAGCGCGGACGCCGCGCGCCGGCGTCCGCGCTCCCTCCCCCCTTGCGGCGGCGGGAGATCAGTCAAGGGGCAGGCCCTTCATTTGAGCCAGGAAGCGTGCTCCCGAGCCGTGGAGCATGGTGCCGTCACAGGCGGGAAGGTCGCCCGGGACTTCGTCGACCATCTCGGTGCTCACATAGCCGACGGAGATGTCTCCCTTGTCGGTGAAGTCCTTGGTGTACGAACGGTCATGGTCCGTCCCCATGGCCAGCAGGCGCTTGCTCGTGAGGAGCACGCCGTACCAGCGTGAGTCGGAGTTCAGCTTGTCCACGGCGGAGCACACCACGGGCACCTTCTCGCCACGTTGCGGGTGACAGTCCGGCTTGGCCTGATTGCAGAGGGCGGCACCACTGACCTTGATCGTTTTGCAGCTGTCCTCGGCCTTGCTCGTGCAGGAGACCGGCATCATGTTGAGGGGTGCGCCGGTGGGCCGGTCGTGGACCATGACCCAGGGCGCGCTCACGGCCGTCGGGTGCACGTCGGGAAGCGCACAGAGGTCGATGTCCGCCGTCCCCCCGTACTTGTCGTCCTCCACAGTCGCCGCGTGCTTGTCGGGACACTCCTGCGTTCCGGCGTCGACGGCCTTGCGCTCTGCGCGGGGCGAGCCCTTGGCATCCGAGTCCTTGTCCGCCGCGGATCCGCAGGCGGCGAGCGAGAGGACCAGGACCACCCCGAGGATGTGAGGAACGCGGACGCGGTAGGACACGAGGAACACCTTTCAATCGACCGTCAGTGGTGGGTGCGTGCCCGGTAGTCCTGACCAGGCAGTTGCGCCGCGACCCGGAAGCCGATGGTTCCAGAATCCGCCCCTGCGGACGTCGGTGGAACCACGTACTTCGCTACGTAGGGGCAGGTACGTGAACGGCTCTGCGCCGTACCCCGGTTACCCCGCAGGCGTGACCTCGTCGGTCCGGACTACGTAGCGCATGT
The Streptomyces sp. NBC_00234 DNA segment above includes these coding regions:
- a CDS encoding helix-turn-helix transcriptional regulator codes for the protein MDRDYAEPLNVPALAHQAHMSPGHFSRSFRAAYGETPYSYLMTRRIERAKALLRRGDMSVTDVCFAVGCTSLGTFSTRFTELVGESPSAYRARPHDQGAAVPACIAKIHTRPLRNAEPGGNAEPFEGAKPVGNPEPVSKGKAEDAARR
- the trxA gene encoding thioredoxin translates to MSTVELTKDNFDQVVSDNDFVLIDFWASWCGPCRQFAPVYDSASERHPDLVFAKVDTEAQQELAAAFEIQSIPTLMIVRDNVAIFAQPGALPEAALEDVIGQARNLDMDEVHKSVEEQKKAQEQNQP
- a CDS encoding dihydrolipoyl dehydrogenase family protein; protein product: MTDAVENAEYDVVVIGAGPVGENVVDRARAAGLSTAVIESELIGGECSYWACMPSKALLRPVVARADARRVPGLSGAVQGPLDTDEVLARRDYFASHWKDDGQAGWLEGIGADIYRGVGRLTGTRQVAVTSPDGTEHRLTARHAVAVCTGSRAVVPELAGIAGARPWTSREATSAKAVPGRLIVVGGGVVGVEMATVWQALGAEVTMLVRGKGLLPRMEPFAGEMVAEALTEAGARIRSGVSATAVRREAPDGPVTVELDNGEKLEADEILFATGRAPRTDDLGLETVGLEPGSWLDVDDSCLVRGSTWLYAVGDANHRALLTHQGKYQARIAGAAIAARAQGVPVLETAPWGAHAATADHAAVPQVVFTDPEAASVGLTLREAEEAGHRVRAVDYDLASVSGSGLYAQDYRGRARMIVDLDREILLGVTFVGPGIGELLHSATIAVAGEVPIDRLWHAVPAYPTISEVWLRLLETYRG